In bacterium, a single genomic region encodes these proteins:
- the mnmG gene encoding tRNA uridine-5-carboxymethylaminomethyl(34) synthesis enzyme MnmG — MYNYPKNYDCIIVGAGHAGCEAALACSRMGMETLLLTISIDSIALMPCNPAIGGLAKGHLVKEIDALGGEMAKITDKTGIQFKILNKSRGPAVQSPRAQSDKLEYRLEMTKILENQERLDIKQGLVEEILVSGNRVKGVRTNIDIIYKSKTVIICTGTFLNGLVHIGLTAFPAGRMVEFSSSGLSKSLSNLGFKLGRLKTGTNPRLDKRSIDFSKAIPQYGDIPPIPFSYFTKELPQKQVPCYLTYTNKKTHKIILNNLKRSPLYSGKIKGIGPRYCPSIEDKVVRFKDKERHQIFLEPEGRETIEIYANGISTSLPFDIQLKFLRTIEGLEHAEIIRPGYAIEYDFVYPDQIKLNLETKLIDGLFLAGQINGTSGYEEAAAQGLMAGINAVLKIKKQKPFILDRSEAYLGVLIDDLVTKGISEPYRMFTSRAEYRLMLRIDNRDERLMNYGYKFGLISTENYRNFNKKMKKTEELAEILYKLDKKLYNIPEKPENISLMQYLKRPEINLTYILGKIDKKSINLDKYNSDIINRVEIQIKYEGYINRQLSQIEKFKNLESKLIPDNFDYHKINSFSREAKEMLMKVKPRSIGQASRIVGVTPADIDVLMIYLKKNQKCST; from the coding sequence ATGTATAATTATCCTAAAAATTACGACTGCATTATTGTTGGTGCCGGTCATGCGGGATGTGAAGCCGCCCTTGCATGCAGCCGGATGGGTATGGAAACGCTACTTTTAACTATTAGTATTGACAGTATCGCATTGATGCCCTGTAACCCCGCTATTGGCGGTTTAGCTAAAGGTCATCTTGTAAAAGAAATTGACGCGTTAGGCGGAGAGATGGCTAAAATTACGGATAAGACAGGGATACAATTTAAAATATTGAACAAGAGCAGAGGCCCCGCGGTCCAATCCCCCCGTGCGCAGTCTGATAAGCTTGAATATCGGCTTGAAATGACGAAAATTTTAGAAAATCAGGAGAGATTGGATATCAAACAGGGATTAGTTGAAGAAATATTGGTTTCCGGGAACAGGGTAAAAGGGGTCCGGACAAATATTGATATTATATATAAATCAAAGACAGTTATTATATGCACAGGGACATTTTTAAATGGATTAGTTCACATTGGGTTAACAGCTTTTCCCGCGGGCAGGATGGTTGAATTTTCGTCAAGCGGTTTATCAAAAAGCTTAAGTAACTTAGGATTTAAATTAGGGAGATTGAAAACAGGGACTAATCCACGGCTCGATAAAAGAAGCATTGATTTCTCAAAGGCAATCCCTCAATATGGCGATATCCCCCCTATTCCTTTTTCTTATTTTACAAAAGAATTACCTCAAAAACAGGTTCCGTGTTATTTAACTTATACTAACAAAAAGACCCATAAAATAATTTTAAACAATCTTAAAAGATCCCCTCTTTATTCAGGAAAAATAAAAGGTATCGGCCCGAGGTATTGTCCATCAATAGAAGACAAGGTCGTAAGATTCAAAGATAAGGAAAGACATCAGATATTTCTTGAACCGGAAGGCAGGGAGACAATTGAGATTTATGCTAACGGAATATCAACCAGCCTTCCTTTTGATATTCAACTTAAATTTTTACGGACAATAGAAGGCCTGGAACATGCTGAAATAATACGGCCTGGCTACGCAATAGAATATGATTTTGTTTATCCCGATCAGATAAAATTAAATTTGGAAACAAAATTGATTGACGGACTATTTTTAGCGGGCCAGATAAACGGGACCTCAGGATACGAAGAAGCGGCGGCTCAAGGGTTGATGGCGGGAATTAATGCCGTATTGAAAATAAAAAAACAGAAACCTTTTATTTTAGACAGGTCAGAGGCATATCTTGGTGTCTTAATTGATGATTTGGTTACTAAAGGAATATCTGAACCGTATAGGATGTTCACATCAAGAGCTGAATATAGATTAATGTTAAGAATTGATAATAGGGACGAGAGATTAATGAATTATGGATACAAATTTGGATTGATTTCAACTGAAAATTATAGAAATTTTAACAAAAAAATGAAAAAAACCGAGGAATTAGCTGAAATATTATATAAGCTAGATAAAAAACTATATAATATCCCGGAAAAACCAGAAAACATTTCATTAATGCAATATTTAAAAAGACCGGAAATTAATTTGACATACATTTTAGGCAAAATTGATAAAAAATCAATAAACTTGGATAAATATAATTCCGATATAATTAACAGAGTAGAAATTCAGATTAAATATGAAGGATATATAAACCGGCAACTATCACAAATAGAAAAATTTAAAAATTTAGAAAGTAAATTGATACCGGATAATTTTGACTATCACAAAATAAATAGCTTTTCGCGCGAGGCAAAAGAAATGTTAATGAAGGTAAAACCGAGATCAATTGGCCAGGCGTCCAGAATAGTTGGAGTTACACCTGCCGATATAGATGTTTTAATGATTTATTTAAAGAAAAATCAAAAATGTTCCACGTGA
- the rsmG gene encoding 16S rRNA (guanine(527)-N(7))-methyltransferase RsmG, with protein MGLTIENKKYLEDVLNRGLSQLGLETRQECNEKVLLYIDELIIWSNKINLTAIKIPEDIVIKHFMDSLVCLKEIEEKGAELLDIGTGAGFPGLPLKIFCPDISVTLMEATGKKIRFLEELLKKLDIDNVSILHGRAEELAKKEELQAKFDFVVVRAVGELRLLTKLSFPFLKKGGRLLALKGCVIDEEIKKSQKVLEKMNGAIEKITDYELISGKKGKLIKIVKGNTNG; from the coding sequence GTGGGCTTAACAATCGAAAACAAAAAATACCTGGAAGACGTGTTAAACAGGGGGCTCTCGCAGTTAGGACTGGAAACCAGACAGGAATGTAATGAAAAAGTATTGCTGTATATCGATGAATTGATTATATGGAGTAATAAAATTAATTTAACAGCAATAAAAATCCCGGAAGATATAGTAATAAAACATTTCATGGATTCTCTGGTGTGTTTAAAAGAAATTGAAGAAAAGGGAGCGGAGCTGCTCGATATAGGAACAGGCGCGGGATTCCCGGGTTTGCCGTTAAAAATATTTTGTCCTGATATTTCTGTCACTTTAATGGAGGCCACGGGGAAAAAAATCCGTTTTCTCGAAGAGCTGTTAAAAAAATTGGACATTGATAACGTTTCGATACTTCACGGCAGAGCGGAGGAATTAGCTAAAAAGGAAGAATTACAGGCAAAGTTTGATTTTGTGGTAGTAAGGGCAGTCGGGGAGTTAAGGCTTTTAACAAAACTTTCATTCCCTTTTCTCAAAAAAGGGGGCCGCCTCCTGGCTTTAAAAGGGTGTGTAATAGATGAAGAAATTAAAAAAAGCCAAAAGGTTTTGGAAAAAATGAACGGGGCTATTGAAAAAATAACGGATTATGAACTTATTTCAGGAAAAAAAGGGAAATTAATAAAGATAGTCAAAGGGAACACCAATGGTTGA
- the amrA gene encoding AmmeMemoRadiSam system protein A — MGIKKIFFIVFLILIVVSCLYGANSSEGKEAGKVEEKELAIVNEAEKKFLLELARNTIDEYLKSGCKPKIDEKELTQTMKREYGCFVTLNLNGKLRGCIGYLQPIKPLYIAIMENAINAAACDPRFRAVKYEELKDIKIEISILSSLQDLEFDSPNDLLNKLVPLRDGVVLKIGMSSATFLPQVWETLPNKIDFLSQLSLKSGNMPDAWKGKNVEVYTYFADVFSE; from the coding sequence ATGGGCATAAAAAAGATATTTTTTATTGTTTTTTTGATACTAATTGTGGTATCCTGTTTATATGGTGCAAACAGCAGTGAAGGAAAGGAGGCCGGAAAGGTGGAAGAAAAAGAACTGGCTATAGTTAATGAGGCAGAAAAGAAATTCCTCCTGGAGCTTGCAAGAAATACCATTGATGAATATTTAAAAAGCGGGTGTAAACCTAAAATAGATGAAAAAGAATTAACACAGACAATGAAAAGGGAATACGGATGTTTTGTTACTCTTAATCTAAACGGCAAACTTCGCGGGTGTATCGGATACCTCCAGCCGATAAAACCGCTTTATATAGCGATAATGGAAAATGCGATTAATGCCGCGGCATGTGACCCGCGTTTCCGGGCGGTAAAATATGAGGAACTGAAAGATATTAAAATAGAAATAAGTATTTTAAGCAGCCTTCAGGACCTGGAATTTGATTCACCGAATGATCTCCTGAACAAATTGGTGCCCCTGCGCGATGGTGTGGTTTTGAAAATCGGCATGTCCAGCGCGACTTTTCTTCCGCAGGTTTGGGAAACCCTGCCGAATAAAATAGATTTTTTGTCGCAGTTAAGCCTAAAAAGCGGTAATATGCCTGACGCGTGGAAGGGGAAAAACGTCGAGGTCTACACATATTTTGCGGATGTTTTTAGTGAATAA
- a CDS encoding replication-associated recombination protein A, with protein sequence MADLFEEEKNNLEKITPLALRMSPKNLEGFIGQNHILGQGKILRRLIEADRIVSIILAGPPGSGKTALAKLIANTTKSHFISLNAVTAKVDDLRRVIEEARYQIKAKGKKTIVLVDEIHRFSKVQQEALLPSVEDGTIILIGLTTENPNFAIANALTSRAQVFILNKLQNNDIRVILKNAIEDKERGLGKLRIKMAPQAVEHLVEMSDGDARKALSALELGVLTTEPDKNGIINFSLQTAEESIQRKRVLYDRDGDEHYNTISAFIKSMRGSDPDAVVYWLAKMLFAGEDPRFIARRIVICAAEDVGDADPMALVIANAAYQACELIGMPEARIPLSEAAIYIACAPKSNACYTAIEKAMDDVRKERIQDVPIHLQDKHSSGPGAGEGYKYPHNYKDANVEQRYLDKKKKYYEKKNNIKGVD encoded by the coding sequence ATGGCAGATTTATTTGAAGAAGAAAAAAACAATCTGGAAAAAATTACCCCTCTGGCTTTACGAATGTCGCCAAAAAACCTGGAAGGTTTTATCGGACAAAACCATATTCTCGGACAGGGAAAGATTTTAAGGCGGTTAATTGAAGCAGACAGGATTGTTTCAATTATTTTGGCTGGCCCGCCCGGATCGGGTAAAACCGCATTGGCTAAATTAATAGCTAATACCACAAAATCACATTTCATATCATTAAATGCTGTAACGGCAAAAGTGGACGATTTGCGAAGGGTCATTGAGGAGGCCCGTTACCAGATTAAAGCAAAAGGCAAAAAAACTATCGTTCTTGTTGACGAGATACACCGCTTTAGCAAGGTTCAACAGGAGGCCCTTTTGCCTTCAGTTGAAGACGGAACCATAATTTTAATCGGCCTGACTACGGAAAATCCTAATTTTGCTATTGCAAACGCGTTGACTTCCAGGGCGCAGGTATTCATTCTGAATAAACTGCAAAATAATGACATCCGTGTTATTTTGAAAAATGCGATCGAAGATAAAGAACGGGGGTTGGGAAAATTAAGGATTAAAATGGCCCCGCAGGCCGTTGAACATCTCGTTGAAATGTCGGACGGCGATGCGCGCAAGGCCTTATCAGCCCTTGAATTGGGGGTACTGACAACCGAACCGGACAAAAATGGCATAATAAATTTTTCCCTGCAAACCGCGGAGGAGTCAATTCAAAGAAAAAGGGTTTTGTATGACAGGGACGGGGATGAGCATTACAACACAATTTCCGCTTTTATAAAAAGCATGCGGGGGTCAGACCCTGACGCGGTGGTTTACTGGCTGGCAAAAATGCTTTTTGCGGGCGAAGACCCGAGGTTTATCGCCAGAAGAATTGTTATCTGCGCCGCGGAGGATGTCGGGGACGCGGACCCCATGGCTTTAGTTATCGCGAACGCGGCCTACCAGGCATGCGAACTTATCGGAATGCCGGAGGCAAGAATACCATTATCTGAGGCGGCGATATATATCGCGTGCGCGCCAAAAAGCAACGCGTGTTACACGGCCATTGAAAAAGCGATGGATGATGTCCGCAAAGAGAGGATCCAGGATGTCCCAATACATTTGCAGGACAAACATTCTTCCGGCCCCGGTGCAGGAGAAGGTTATAAGTATCCCCATAATTACAAGGATGCAAACGTTGAGCAGAGGTATTTGGACAAAAAGAAAAAATATTATGAGAAAAAAAATAATATTAAAGGAGTGGATTGA